The following proteins come from a genomic window of Bradyrhizobium sp. SZCCHNS1050:
- a CDS encoding carbohydrate ABC transporter permease: protein MDHSSLAGRIFRGIALALVLLFFMFPIVWILLMSFQTNEQILRIPPRILFEPTFANYEALISGQLKTAAGNLQLTFMRNLMNSFVLSSASVILALLLGVPAAYAFARFKFRLGETIAFTLLSFRFAPPLLVLLPLSLYYQQLGLNDTYFGIVWVYQLIALPLILWIVRGYFEDISPDIEHAYRLAGHSWREAFTRIAVPLAGPGIAAAGLLSFIFCWNNFVFALILASADKQPVTVGALAFVTASGIQYGQIAAAIVLSVTPTLLLALYAQRYLVEGLSLGAVKG, encoded by the coding sequence ATGGATCACTCCAGTCTGGCAGGGCGCATCTTCCGCGGCATCGCGCTGGCGTTGGTGCTTCTGTTCTTCATGTTTCCGATCGTCTGGATCCTCCTGATGTCGTTCCAGACCAATGAGCAGATCCTGCGCATCCCGCCGCGCATCCTGTTCGAGCCGACGTTCGCCAATTATGAGGCGCTGATCTCGGGCCAGCTCAAGACCGCCGCCGGCAATCTGCAGCTCACCTTCATGCGCAATCTGATGAACAGCTTCGTGCTGTCGAGCGCGTCGGTGATCCTGGCGCTGCTGCTCGGCGTCCCCGCGGCCTATGCGTTCGCGCGCTTCAAGTTCCGGCTCGGCGAGACCATCGCCTTCACGCTGCTGTCGTTCCGCTTCGCGCCGCCGCTCCTGGTGCTGCTTCCGCTGTCGCTGTACTACCAGCAGCTTGGCCTCAACGACACCTATTTTGGCATCGTCTGGGTCTACCAGCTGATCGCGCTGCCGCTGATCCTGTGGATCGTGCGCGGCTATTTCGAGGACATCAGTCCCGACATCGAGCACGCCTACCGGCTCGCGGGGCATTCCTGGCGCGAGGCGTTCACCCGCATTGCCGTGCCGCTGGCCGGGCCCGGCATCGCCGCGGCGGGCCTGCTGTCCTTCATCTTCTGCTGGAACAACTTCGTCTTTGCGCTGATCCTGGCCTCGGCCGACAAGCAGCCGGTAACGGTCGGCGCATTGGCCTTCGTGACGGCGTCCGGTATCCAATACGGCCAGATCGCCGCCGCGATCGTGCTGTCGGTCACCCCGACATTGCTGCTCGCGCTCTATGCGCAGCGCTATCTGGTCGAAGGTCTCTCGCTCGGTGCAGTGAAGGGTTGA
- a CDS encoding carbohydrate ABC transporter permease, translating into MAQLVETKATARRTKRWRGRLLPYLLSLPALLVCIAILVPFVTAAVYSLQRYRLNLPYLRGFIGIDNYIDFLSDPAFWNTLRISLVYTAVTVIAELLLGLGIALLLRRPTRFHNAVSIMLLLPLMTAPAIAALMWKLMTNPSFGILSYLVGLLGVHDFKWASDPSTALFTVVLVDVWVYTPFIMILLLAGLRSLPRQPFEAAALDGVPASFVFFRITLPMLAPYIITASLFRLLDSIQQFDIVYAMTQGGPGDRLMVFQVQAYLEFFQYTNVGRSAALLMILWLITNILSNIFIKNWLRLRERAHGHA; encoded by the coding sequence ATGGCCCAACTTGTCGAGACCAAGGCGACGGCGCGCCGCACGAAACGCTGGCGCGGCCGGCTGCTGCCGTATCTGCTGAGCCTGCCGGCGCTGCTGGTCTGCATCGCCATCCTGGTGCCGTTCGTGACCGCTGCGGTCTATTCATTGCAGCGCTACCGGCTCAATCTGCCGTATCTGCGCGGCTTCATCGGCATCGACAACTATATCGACTTCCTGTCCGATCCGGCGTTCTGGAACACGCTGCGCATCTCGCTGGTCTATACCGCGGTGACCGTCATCGCCGAGCTGCTGCTCGGCCTCGGCATCGCGCTGCTGCTGCGGCGGCCGACGCGCTTCCACAATGCCGTGTCGATCATGCTGCTGCTGCCGCTGATGACGGCCCCGGCGATCGCAGCCCTGATGTGGAAGCTGATGACCAATCCGAGCTTCGGCATCCTGTCCTATCTGGTCGGGCTGCTCGGCGTGCACGACTTCAAATGGGCGTCCGATCCGTCGACCGCGCTGTTCACCGTCGTGCTGGTCGACGTCTGGGTCTACACGCCGTTCATCATGATCCTGCTCCTGGCTGGCCTGCGCTCGCTGCCGCGGCAGCCGTTCGAAGCGGCGGCGCTCGACGGCGTGCCGGCGAGCTTCGTCTTCTTCCGCATCACCCTGCCGATGCTCGCGCCCTACATCATCACCGCCTCGCTGTTCCGGCTGCTCGATTCGATCCAGCAGTTCGACATCGTCTATGCGATGACGCAAGGCGGCCCCGGCGACCGGCTGATGGTGTTCCAGGTCCAGGCCTATCTCGAGTTCTTCCAGTACACCAATGTCGGACGCTCGGCGGCGCTGCTGATGATCCTGTGGCTGATCACCAACATCCTGTCCAACATCTTCATAAAGAACTGGCTCCGGTTGCGCGAACGCGCCCACGGCCACGCCTGA
- a CDS encoding extracellular solute-binding protein, whose product MYDREKNLFAAYAGKRISRRDLLDGAAKLGIAGVAANAAFASAMSKAMAADFNWKAHSGKTVKLLLNKHPYVDAMIGDIEAFKSLTGMNVTYDIFPEDVYFDKVTAALSSKSDQYDAFMTGAYMTWTYGPAGWIEDLNAYIKDPAKTNPAFAWDDVLPGLRSSTAWDGVAGSELGSGKAKQWCIPWGYELNNITYNRKIFDKVGVKPPTNLDDMLEVAAKITKDAGGPYGVGVRGSRSWATIHPGFLSAYANFGQKDFVMEGGKLKAAMNTKASKDFHEKWVRMIQGSGPKNWSTYTWYQVGTDLGAGASGMIFDADILGYFMNGGENKERGNLGYAPFAANPAAKAPTPNVWIWSLAMSSFSKQKDAAWTFMQWAASVEHDLFGARKMDFVNPVRASVWKDGEFRDRIAKSYPGYLEQHDLSAPGAKIYFTAQPLFFDLTTEWAASLQKMVAKEIGVDEGLDKLAESINRQLKQAGLG is encoded by the coding sequence ATGTACGATCGTGAGAAGAATCTCTTTGCGGCCTATGCCGGCAAGCGCATCAGCCGGCGTGATCTGCTCGACGGCGCTGCCAAGCTCGGCATCGCCGGTGTCGCCGCCAATGCCGCCTTTGCCTCGGCGATGTCGAAGGCGATGGCCGCTGACTTCAACTGGAAGGCCCATAGCGGCAAGACCGTCAAGCTGCTCTTGAACAAGCATCCTTACGTCGATGCGATGATCGGCGACATCGAGGCGTTCAAGAGCCTCACCGGCATGAACGTCACCTACGACATCTTCCCGGAGGACGTCTATTTCGACAAGGTGACGGCGGCGCTGTCGTCGAAGTCCGATCAGTACGACGCCTTCATGACCGGCGCCTACATGACCTGGACCTACGGTCCGGCCGGCTGGATCGAGGACCTCAACGCCTACATCAAGGATCCGGCCAAGACCAATCCGGCGTTCGCCTGGGACGATGTGCTGCCGGGCCTGCGCTCCTCCACCGCCTGGGACGGCGTCGCCGGCTCCGAGCTCGGCTCCGGCAAGGCCAAGCAGTGGTGCATCCCGTGGGGCTACGAGCTCAACAACATCACCTATAACCGCAAGATCTTCGACAAGGTCGGCGTCAAGCCGCCCACCAATCTCGACGACATGCTGGAGGTCGCGGCCAAGATCACCAAGGACGCTGGCGGCCCCTATGGCGTCGGCGTGCGCGGTTCGCGCTCGTGGGCGACCATCCATCCGGGCTTCCTCTCGGCCTACGCCAATTTCGGCCAGAAGGATTTCGTGATGGAAGGCGGCAAGCTGAAGGCCGCGATGAACACCAAGGCCTCCAAGGACTTCCACGAGAAATGGGTCAGGATGATCCAGGGGTCGGGTCCGAAGAACTGGTCGACCTACACCTGGTATCAGGTCGGCACGGACCTCGGCGCTGGCGCCTCCGGCATGATCTTCGACGCCGACATTCTCGGCTACTTCATGAACGGTGGCGAGAACAAGGAGCGCGGCAATCTCGGCTACGCGCCGTTCGCGGCCAATCCGGCCGCGAAGGCGCCGACGCCGAACGTCTGGATCTGGTCGCTGGCGATGTCGAGCTTTTCCAAGCAGAAGGATGCGGCCTGGACCTTCATGCAGTGGGCGGCCTCCGTCGAGCACGATCTGTTCGGTGCCCGCAAGATGGATTTCGTCAATCCGGTCCGCGCCTCCGTGTGGAAGGACGGCGAATTCCGCGACCGCATCGCCAAGTCCTATCCTGGCTATCTCGAGCAGCATGACCTCTCGGCGCCCGGTGCGAAGATCTACTTCACGGCGCAGCCGCTGTTCTTCGACCTCACGACGGAGTGGGCGGCCTCGCTGCAGAAGATGGTGGCCAAGGAGATCGGCGTCGATGAGGGCCTCGACAAGCTTGCCGAGAGCATCAATCGTCAGCTGAAGCAGGCCGGCCTCGGCTGA